The following coding sequences lie in one Tichowtungia aerotolerans genomic window:
- a CDS encoding response regulator — protein MKNELQKVLIVEDSPTQALMLENILQQESFVTQLARNGEEALNVLPDFRPTLVISDIIMPGMDGYDLCRKIKGNPDTSTIPVILLTSLSDPYDVIQGLQCGADNFITKPYQQEFLLSRIQYILINQELRKTMPEESGVQIYFGGEKISVTSSRIQIVDLLFSSFENAVQKNQELKAVNRELEETQAQLEQAMKAANAANEAKSEFLANMSHDIRTPMNGIIGMSDLLRDTGLSPIQHEYLDLIQQSAGSLLSLINDILDFSKIEAGKLDITKKPFNLRDYVGLNLKTLAVQADQKDVELAGRVEPDVPDIIVGDPHRLGQILTNLIGNAIKFTDAGEIIVRIHSHETENELTELHCSVQDTGCGIPQDQCDTIFDAFSQIEGDNEHIKQGTGLGLAISAKLVEMMGGKIWLESTPGQGSTFHFTILVGTLDTESKRNGHLESLKVLAVDDNPTALSFLQQMLEEADADVTPLQDPSGLIDQLQREAETGKPFDILILDTKVPGADMFSQIREIIDRNLPGTIIPALPAATLREHSALCKELELKHRLTKPLYDTNLLAKLGSIKAGIAKEDVLEDRKPSVIPETRVLNVLVAEDNLVNQMVVTRMLTSLGHKPTITANGQEAVEALEKNDFDLVLMDVKMPIMDGFAATRAIRNSSTVKNPKIPIIALTANAMKGDKDLCIDAGMNSYATKPLQRNCLEEAIRQFVDASHS, from the coding sequence ATGAAAAACGAACTCCAGAAAGTACTTATCGTCGAAGACAGCCCCACTCAGGCGCTCATGCTTGAGAACATCCTTCAACAGGAAAGCTTCGTTACCCAGCTGGCGCGCAACGGCGAAGAGGCCCTGAACGTTCTGCCGGACTTCCGGCCGACACTCGTCATCAGCGATATCATCATGCCGGGAATGGACGGATACGACCTCTGCCGAAAAATCAAAGGAAATCCGGACACATCCACGATTCCGGTGATCCTGCTCACGTCTCTTTCGGATCCGTATGATGTCATCCAGGGACTACAGTGCGGCGCCGATAACTTCATCACCAAACCCTATCAGCAAGAATTCCTGCTCTCCCGCATCCAGTATATTCTGATCAATCAGGAGCTGCGGAAAACCATGCCGGAAGAATCCGGCGTTCAGATCTATTTCGGCGGCGAAAAAATCTCGGTCACATCCAGCCGCATCCAGATTGTCGACCTGCTGTTCTCTTCGTTTGAAAATGCCGTACAGAAAAACCAGGAGCTCAAGGCTGTCAACCGGGAGCTGGAGGAAACACAGGCTCAGCTGGAACAAGCCATGAAAGCGGCCAATGCAGCCAATGAAGCCAAAAGCGAATTCCTCGCCAACATGAGTCACGACATCCGCACCCCCATGAACGGAATCATCGGAATGAGCGATCTCCTCCGCGACACCGGACTCTCCCCGATTCAGCATGAATACCTCGACCTGATCCAGCAGTCGGCAGGATCTCTGCTCTCACTGATTAATGACATCCTCGACTTTTCCAAGATCGAAGCCGGGAAACTCGATATTACCAAAAAACCCTTCAACCTGCGTGATTACGTGGGACTCAACCTCAAAACACTCGCCGTTCAGGCCGACCAGAAAGATGTTGAGCTCGCAGGCCGCGTCGAGCCGGATGTCCCGGATATCATCGTGGGCGACCCGCATCGTCTGGGACAGATCCTGACCAATCTCATTGGAAACGCCATCAAGTTTACCGATGCCGGCGAAATCATTGTACGCATCCACAGCCATGAGACCGAAAACGAACTCACCGAGCTCCATTGCTCGGTACAGGACACCGGCTGCGGGATCCCTCAGGATCAATGCGATACCATTTTCGATGCGTTTTCCCAGATTGAAGGAGATAACGAGCACATCAAACAAGGCACAGGACTCGGACTGGCTATCAGCGCAAAACTGGTCGAGATGATGGGAGGGAAAATATGGCTCGAAAGCACTCCCGGCCAGGGAAGCACGTTCCATTTCACGATTCTCGTCGGAACCTTGGATACAGAATCAAAGCGCAATGGACACCTCGAATCACTGAAGGTCCTCGCTGTTGACGACAACCCGACCGCATTGAGTTTCCTGCAGCAGATGCTTGAAGAAGCCGATGCCGATGTAACCCCCCTGCAGGATCCGTCCGGGCTGATTGATCAACTGCAGCGGGAAGCAGAAACCGGAAAACCCTTCGATATTCTGATTCTGGACACAAAAGTCCCCGGTGCCGATATGTTTTCCCAGATCAGGGAAATCATCGACCGGAACCTTCCCGGAACAATTATTCCCGCCCTGCCTGCAGCCACGCTGCGCGAGCACAGCGCCCTCTGTAAAGAACTGGAACTCAAACACCGCTTAACCAAGCCTCTGTACGACACCAATCTGCTGGCAAAACTTGGAAGCATCAAAGCCGGGATCGCGAAAGAAGATGTGCTCGAAGACCGCAAGCCTTCCGTGATTCCCGAAACCCGCGTCCTGAATGTACTGGTCGCCGAAGACAATCTGGTCAACCAAATGGTTGTCACCCGGATGCTGACTTCACTGGGCCACAAGCCAACCATTACAGCCAATGGTCAGGAAGCCGTGGAAGCCCTCGAAAAGAATGATTTCGATCTGGTACTGATGGATGTGAAAATGCC
- the cheB gene encoding chemotaxis-specific protein-glutamate methyltransferase CheB, whose protein sequence is MIRILVVDDSETVRKLMTYELDRQEGMTVVGIASNGMDAVRKAAKLKPDVITMDVKMPIMDGLEATREIMCTQACPVVIVSQYWDQDNKQKVFEALAAGAIAVVNKPAGPGHPEYETSLSHLFKQIRMMSEVKVVTRRRSKPDPEKVPATVLKKSGVSCPPACRPDCPVSKRNGKLVVIGASTGGPVVLRQIFERLPAPYPLPILVVQHIAHGFLTGLVDWLGTATGHHILIAEQGMIPEPGKIYFAPDDRHMGLDPDGRIVLSKDPKEYSLRPAVSYLFRTAARHVGNRTIGILLTGMGSDGAAELKILKDTGAATVIQNQESCVVFGMPGEAFKLNAARHALPPEEISEFLSLAISESRPMKDPA, encoded by the coding sequence ATGATTCGTATACTGGTTGTTGATGATTCCGAAACCGTCCGGAAACTCATGACGTATGAGCTGGACCGACAGGAAGGCATGACGGTCGTCGGCATCGCCTCGAACGGAATGGATGCCGTTCGGAAGGCCGCAAAACTCAAACCGGACGTCATTACCATGGATGTAAAAATGCCGATCATGGACGGACTGGAAGCAACCCGGGAAATCATGTGTACACAGGCCTGCCCGGTGGTGATTGTGAGTCAATACTGGGATCAGGATAACAAACAAAAGGTCTTCGAAGCTCTCGCCGCCGGCGCAATTGCAGTTGTAAACAAACCGGCGGGCCCGGGGCATCCGGAATACGAAACCTCTCTGTCACACCTCTTCAAACAAATCAGAATGATGTCTGAGGTGAAAGTCGTCACTCGACGACGCAGCAAACCGGATCCGGAAAAAGTTCCGGCAACGGTTCTTAAAAAAAGCGGTGTCAGCTGCCCGCCGGCATGTCGCCCGGACTGCCCGGTCAGCAAACGCAACGGCAAGCTGGTGGTGATTGGAGCGTCGACTGGAGGACCGGTCGTTCTGCGCCAGATTTTCGAACGGCTGCCCGCCCCGTATCCTCTTCCGATTCTCGTTGTACAGCACATTGCTCACGGATTTCTGACCGGACTGGTGGACTGGCTGGGAACCGCCACTGGCCATCACATCCTGATCGCCGAACAGGGAATGATTCCGGAACCGGGAAAAATCTATTTCGCACCGGATGACCGGCATATGGGACTCGACCCGGACGGGCGAATCGTTCTCTCCAAAGATCCCAAAGAGTACAGCCTGCGGCCGGCAGTGTCCTATCTGTTCCGGACTGCGGCCCGGCACGTTGGAAACAGGACGATTGGAATCCTGCTGACCGGAATGGGCTCAGACGGAGCAGCAGAACTCAAAATACTGAAAGACACCGGCGCGGCAACAGTCATCCAGAATCAGGAAAGCTGTGTCGTTTTCGGAATGCCGGGCGAAGCCTTTAAACTCAACGCAGCACGTCATGCCCTGCCCCCCGAGGAAATATCCGAATTTCTGTCTCTTGCAATTTCTGAATCACGACCAATGAAGGACCCCGCATGA
- a CDS encoding hybrid sensor histidine kinase/response regulator produces the protein MEMDKAFLKKLRAAFAVEAQEHLEEIATGLRSLKSADEEQRAHWVEVIFRETHSLKGAARAVNKPGIETLCQAAEGLFAKLQKEQTAPTETAIDLLYQVLDLIEADLKNPETLSKQEIDAVVSALKRLQDEKNGSSPTEKKPVAKPPAPAPEEKNRKEPTPVSVTPNTLRVSQDRLEQIMRESEELLSLKLSTEHRAGELQKLSRKISEWKKTWSNIMPVLRQLTQAAEKNSGLSEKSLRPKIEQLQHTLESIKDEIDPLELQTGTILQNARNDASSVARFVDSLHGNMRELMMMPFSSSLSMMHKVVRDLSNEQNKPVELEITGGNVEADRRILEGMKDPFLHLIRNSIDHGIESPEERAAKNKPEKGTVSISIAQIDSGKVHITVEDDGRGLDLNKLRKTLISQQIVSPEDAEKMTEEQLASSIFFSGLSTSEQVTSISGRGIGTSVVREKVESLGGSVSVTPRKPWGTSFSIILPVGLATFRGILVQSGDSQFVLPTPSVERMLRVPLNDIKTVEGRETITVADQALPLETLSVLLEQPSPVRSADKETLLALVICAGSQRFALEVDEVLREQEVLVKGLGPQLMRVRNVSGIAVLGTGELAPILNVHDLIKSSIVGGSRPAVAAAAAPLPASSRKKSVMVAEDSITSRMLLKNVLESSGYHVATAVDGAAAFAALKTGEFDALVSDVDMPRMNGFVLTERVRADRKLAELPVVLVTSLASQEDKERGIEAGASAYIVKSSFDQSNLVSVLNRLI, from the coding sequence ATGGAGATGGACAAAGCATTTCTGAAAAAACTCCGGGCGGCGTTTGCCGTTGAAGCACAGGAGCATCTCGAAGAAATTGCCACCGGCCTGAGAAGCCTGAAGTCTGCCGATGAAGAGCAGCGGGCACACTGGGTGGAAGTAATCTTTCGGGAAACTCACAGCCTGAAAGGCGCGGCCCGCGCCGTAAACAAACCAGGCATTGAAACGCTTTGCCAGGCCGCCGAAGGATTGTTTGCCAAATTGCAGAAAGAACAGACTGCACCGACAGAAACTGCAATCGATCTGCTTTATCAGGTGCTGGACCTGATTGAAGCCGATCTTAAAAATCCAGAAACACTTTCCAAACAGGAAATCGACGCCGTTGTGTCTGCACTGAAGCGACTGCAGGATGAAAAAAACGGTTCCAGCCCGACTGAAAAAAAACCTGTTGCGAAACCGCCGGCTCCAGCTCCTGAAGAAAAAAACCGAAAGGAACCCACGCCAGTTTCCGTCACACCAAACACCCTCCGGGTCTCACAGGACCGACTGGAACAGATCATGCGTGAATCGGAAGAACTGCTGAGTTTAAAACTCAGCACTGAACACCGGGCCGGCGAATTACAGAAACTCTCCCGGAAAATTTCAGAATGGAAGAAGACCTGGTCGAACATTATGCCGGTTCTCCGCCAGCTGACTCAGGCCGCAGAAAAAAACAGCGGTCTTTCTGAAAAATCACTGCGGCCTAAAATAGAACAGCTTCAGCATACCCTTGAATCCATCAAAGATGAAATAGATCCTCTGGAGCTGCAGACAGGAACGATCCTCCAGAACGCCCGCAACGATGCCTCCTCAGTCGCCCGGTTTGTCGACAGCCTGCACGGCAATATGCGCGAACTGATGATGATGCCGTTTTCCAGCAGCCTTTCGATGATGCATAAGGTCGTCCGCGACCTGAGCAATGAGCAGAACAAACCGGTCGAACTGGAAATTACAGGCGGAAATGTAGAAGCTGACCGGCGGATTCTTGAAGGGATGAAAGACCCGTTCCTGCATTTAATCCGCAACAGCATCGATCATGGAATCGAATCCCCGGAAGAACGGGCCGCAAAAAACAAACCTGAAAAAGGGACCGTTTCCATTTCCATCGCTCAAATTGACTCTGGAAAGGTTCATATCACCGTCGAGGATGACGGCCGGGGCCTGGACCTGAATAAACTCCGGAAAACCCTGATCTCACAACAAATTGTCTCGCCGGAAGATGCCGAAAAAATGACCGAAGAGCAGCTGGCCTCCTCGATCTTTTTTTCCGGACTGTCAACATCCGAACAGGTCACATCCATTTCCGGCCGCGGAATCGGAACGTCTGTCGTTCGGGAAAAAGTTGAATCCCTTGGCGGGTCTGTGTCCGTAACACCGCGCAAGCCGTGGGGCACGTCGTTCTCAATCATCCTTCCGGTCGGGCTGGCAACGTTCCGGGGAATACTTGTTCAAAGCGGCGACAGCCAGTTTGTTCTCCCAACGCCATCCGTCGAACGAATGCTTCGGGTTCCGCTGAACGACATTAAAACCGTCGAGGGCCGGGAAACGATTACCGTTGCCGATCAGGCCCTTCCGCTGGAAACGCTGTCTGTTCTTCTGGAGCAGCCATCCCCTGTCCGCTCCGCTGACAAGGAAACACTTCTGGCGCTGGTGATTTGCGCGGGCAGCCAGAGGTTTGCCCTCGAAGTGGATGAAGTCTTACGCGAACAGGAAGTTCTGGTTAAAGGTCTCGGGCCGCAACTGATGCGTGTTCGGAATGTTTCCGGCATCGCGGTGCTGGGCACCGGCGAACTCGCGCCCATCCTGAATGTTCACGACCTGATCAAGTCTTCGATTGTCGGGGGCTCGCGCCCTGCAGTAGCTGCCGCCGCCGCTCCGCTTCCGGCGAGCAGCCGAAAAAAATCTGTGATGGTCGCCGAAGACTCCATCACCTCCCGCATGCTGCTCAAAAACGTTCTCGAATCGTCCGGATACCACGTGGCAACCGCCGTGGACGGAGCCGCCGCATTCGCGGCTCTTAAAACCGGAGAGTTCGACGCTCTGGTCTCGGATGTCGATATGCCGCGAATGAACGGATTTGTTTTAACCGAACGCGTGCGCGCCGACCGCAAACTCGCAGAGCTTCCTGTTGTTCTGGTTACATCGCTCGCATCCCAGGAAGACAAAGAGCGCGGCATTGAAGCCGGAGCCAGCGCCTATATTGTAAAAAGCAGCTTTGATCAGAGCAACCTGGTTTCGGTATTGAACCGGCTGATCTAA
- a CDS encoding methyl-accepting chemotaxis protein — MFKNQTIGARLKTAFFCVSLLVALNGVIGILMVQIIGHKADEILQKKYPVAQISSKLQTDIYAEQLAFYSLLLGNHEAEDRTKQWGSSITEHLANLRNLTVGTDAKDKVEQLAASHKRLQMFASQLEKTEGNYDQTQMDHLEQEFGTLQEIVDHAEMEMTQAMQKADAAQTYSIFILLAVTLLAFAVAFWLGQRISVGITTPLKTLVEYSRHIETGNLSEQLTIEDSNDETGLLAKAFISMADGLRGISSVAEKISHGDLTGTITPRSDKDSLGGSLLQMIISLREQVQEIIDGAAVIASSVSELSASSAQLASSAAENATSISETTTTVEEVRQTAELASTKAEQMANESHRIRETSQQGQKSTGETIQGMNKIQEQMSAIAETIIRLSEQSQAIGQIIATVDSLAEQSNVLAVNASIEAAKAGEHGKGFSVVAQEVKSLAEQSKQATTEVRGILNEIQKATSTAVMATEQGNKVVEKGTASAAQAGQAIVALSNSLDQSADAATQIAAASQQQRVGMDQITAAMESVSEASQQNASSAKQLEGAVHSLKLLGEKLKGIVENYRI; from the coding sequence ATGTTCAAAAACCAAACAATCGGAGCCCGCCTGAAAACAGCATTTTTCTGTGTGTCACTGCTGGTTGCACTGAATGGAGTCATCGGAATCCTGATGGTCCAGATAATCGGTCACAAAGCGGATGAAATCCTGCAGAAAAAATACCCGGTGGCACAAATCTCCAGCAAACTCCAAACCGACATTTACGCGGAACAGCTGGCATTTTATTCCCTGCTGCTTGGTAACCATGAAGCCGAGGATCGCACAAAACAGTGGGGAAGCAGCATTACCGAGCATTTGGCCAACCTTCGCAATCTGACCGTCGGAACGGATGCAAAGGATAAAGTGGAACAGCTGGCCGCCTCCCATAAAAGACTGCAGATGTTCGCGTCACAGCTCGAAAAAACAGAAGGAAATTACGACCAGACTCAGATGGATCATCTCGAGCAGGAGTTCGGTACCCTGCAAGAAATTGTCGACCATGCTGAAATGGAAATGACACAAGCCATGCAGAAGGCTGATGCCGCACAGACTTACAGTATCTTTATCCTGCTTGCCGTCACACTCCTGGCGTTCGCTGTTGCATTCTGGCTTGGCCAGCGGATTTCCGTCGGCATCACCACTCCGCTGAAAACGCTGGTTGAATATTCCAGACATATAGAAACCGGCAACCTCTCCGAGCAGTTAACGATAGAAGATTCGAACGACGAAACCGGTCTTCTCGCAAAAGCCTTCATCTCCATGGCAGACGGCTTGCGAGGCATCTCCTCTGTTGCCGAAAAAATTTCACACGGGGATTTAACCGGCACGATAACACCTCGTTCAGACAAAGACTCACTGGGAGGGTCTCTCCTGCAAATGATTATAAGTCTGCGGGAACAGGTTCAGGAGATCATCGACGGAGCTGCCGTCATTGCCTCCTCCGTCTCAGAACTGTCCGCGTCCAGCGCCCAGCTCGCATCCTCTGCTGCAGAAAACGCCACCTCAATCAGCGAAACCACCACCACCGTGGAGGAAGTACGCCAGACCGCCGAACTGGCCAGCACCAAAGCGGAACAAATGGCTAACGAATCCCATCGTATCCGGGAAACGTCTCAACAGGGTCAGAAGTCGACCGGGGAAACCATTCAGGGCATGAACAAAATTCAGGAACAGATGAGTGCGATTGCCGAAACCATCATCCGCCTTAGTGAACAGAGCCAGGCCATCGGTCAGATTATCGCCACCGTCGATTCCCTGGCGGAACAGTCCAATGTACTGGCCGTAAATGCCTCGATTGAGGCTGCCAAAGCGGGCGAGCATGGAAAAGGATTCTCCGTGGTTGCCCAGGAAGTGAAAAGCCTTGCCGAACAGTCCAAACAGGCGACGACCGAAGTGCGCGGAATCCTTAATGAAATCCAGAAAGCAACCAGCACGGCTGTTATGGCAACGGAACAGGGAAATAAAGTGGTTGAAAAAGGAACCGCCTCCGCCGCCCAGGCAGGACAGGCCATTGTTGCGCTGAGCAACAGCCTGGACCAGTCCGCTGACGCAGCCACCCAGATTGCGGCAGCCAGCCAGCAGCAGCGCGTCGGCATGGATCAGATCACCGCAGCGATGGAAAGCGTCAGCGAGGCCAGCCAGCAGAATGCCAGCAGCGCCAAACAGCTCGAAGGGGCCGTTCACAGCCTGAAACTGCTCGGTGAAAAACTTAAGGGCATCGTCGAAAACTACCGGATCTAA
- a CDS encoding methyl-accepting chemotaxis protein, whose product MNGKHSVSKRLRNAFFWVALFVAVSGAVGLVAIEMISDGTDIIFEKKYPIVQAAYSLSISANSELLALHSYLLKEKDALLLMEQWNKQSAQHLNSLKTQVTDSSEQQAVTRIDTMHERIEQLTGKMVELSSANTAQDQTDLVMQEMEHQIDSMLTEINNLIQMATDEMDQAMNQADAFQKQSRVALIAVTILAFLISFQLGRSISSGIIRPLEALVDFSNNVARGDLRREFHMEVPEDEIGALVTAFRIMISNLRKNLQEVTDGSTVIASSVAELSASSAQLASSAAENATSINETTTTVEEVRQTTELSNTKAEQMANESVQIREASRQGRKSTDETIEGMNKIDSQMSTIAETIIRLSEQSQAIGQIIATVDSLSEQSNVLAVNASIEAAKAGEHGKGFSVVAQEVKNLAEQSKQATNEVRGILNEIQKATSSAVMATEQGSKVVEKGTSTAAQTGQAIITLTEGLEHSADAATQIAAASQQQRVGMDQITAAMESVRETSQQNATSARQLEGAVQNLKTLGDKLQEIITGYRL is encoded by the coding sequence ATGAACGGAAAACACAGCGTATCAAAACGACTGAGAAATGCATTCTTCTGGGTGGCATTGTTTGTGGCAGTCAGCGGAGCCGTCGGGCTGGTCGCCATCGAGATGATCTCTGATGGTACAGACATTATCTTTGAAAAAAAATATCCCATTGTTCAGGCAGCATACAGCCTGTCAATATCGGCCAATTCAGAACTGCTGGCACTGCATTCGTACCTGCTGAAAGAAAAGGATGCTCTTCTCTTAATGGAGCAATGGAACAAACAATCGGCACAGCATCTTAACAGCCTGAAAACACAGGTAACTGATTCCTCTGAGCAGCAGGCAGTCACGCGCATTGATACAATGCATGAACGTATTGAGCAGCTGACCGGAAAAATGGTCGAGCTCTCCTCCGCCAACACCGCACAGGATCAGACAGATCTGGTCATGCAGGAGATGGAGCACCAGATCGACAGTATGCTGACAGAAATCAACAACCTGATCCAGATGGCGACGGATGAAATGGACCAGGCCATGAACCAGGCGGATGCTTTCCAGAAACAAAGCCGGGTCGCTCTGATTGCTGTAACGATTCTGGCGTTTCTGATCTCATTCCAGCTTGGCCGCAGCATTTCTTCAGGAATTATCCGTCCGCTGGAAGCGCTGGTTGATTTTTCCAACAATGTCGCCCGGGGAGATCTCCGCCGGGAATTTCACATGGAGGTTCCGGAAGATGAAATCGGAGCTCTGGTGACTGCATTCCGTATTATGATTTCCAATCTTCGGAAAAACCTTCAGGAAGTGACCGACGGCTCCACCGTGATTGCCTCTTCCGTTGCAGAGCTGTCTGCGTCCAGCGCTCAGCTCGCATCTTCTGCCGCTGAAAACGCCACATCCATCAACGAGACGACCACGACGGTCGAAGAAGTCCGGCAAACCACCGAACTCTCCAATACAAAAGCGGAACAGATGGCGAATGAATCTGTGCAGATTCGTGAAGCATCCCGTCAGGGACGAAAGTCAACCGACGAAACCATCGAGGGCATGAACAAAATTGACTCCCAAATGAGCACCATCGCAGAAACCATTATTCGCCTGAGCGAACAGAGCCAGGCCATTGGGCAGATTATCGCCACTGTAGACTCTCTTTCCGAGCAATCAAATGTCCTGGCTGTAAACGCCTCCATTGAGGCCGCCAAAGCCGGCGAACACGGCAAAGGATTCTCCGTGGTTGCCCAGGAAGTCAAAAATCTGGCCGAGCAGTCCAAACAGGCGACCAATGAAGTGCGGGGCATTCTTAACGAAATCCAGAAAGCCACAAGTTCCGCTGTCATGGCCACCGAACAAGGCAGCAAAGTGGTGGAAAAAGGAACATCAACGGCCGCCCAGACTGGACAGGCCATCATTACCCTGACCGAAGGACTGGAACATTCAGCCGATGCCGCAACCCAGATTGCTGCAGCCAGTCAGCAGCAGCGCGTCGGTATGGATCAGATTACCGCGGCCATGGAAAGTGTCCGCGAAACCAGTCAGCAGAATGCCACGAGTGCGAGGCAGCTCGAAGGGGCTGTCCAGAATCTGAAAACTCTCGGCGACAAACTGCAGGAAATCATCACAGGCTACAGGCTTTAA
- a CDS encoding chemotaxis protein CheW, with translation MTDSQQFIHNELLKRASLLAKKPVQQQNDQDRTEIMPFTLASECYAVEMRYIREIWPLTSILPIPHTPSFVLGVTNVHGEICSVIDLKQFFSLPSTGITNLNKLIILEENEMVFGILADDVLGSTFINKNDLSSVENWSGIDRTYISGITKDRLIVLNGTKILTDKRLVVNEETKT, from the coding sequence ATGACTGATTCACAACAGTTTATCCACAATGAACTCCTTAAACGGGCGTCACTCCTGGCAAAAAAACCGGTTCAGCAACAAAACGACCAGGACCGAACCGAGATTATGCCGTTCACACTGGCGTCTGAATGTTACGCCGTTGAAATGCGTTATATTCGTGAAATCTGGCCGCTGACTTCCATTCTTCCCATTCCGCACACGCCCTCTTTTGTACTGGGCGTGACCAATGTACATGGGGAAATCTGCTCGGTGATCGACCTGAAACAGTTTTTTTCCCTGCCTTCCACCGGCATCACCAATCTGAATAAACTCATCATTCTGGAAGAAAATGAAATGGTATTCGGCATCCTTGCCGATGATGTGCTGGGCAGCACCTTTATTAACAAAAACGACCTGTCTTCTGTCGAAAACTGGTCCGGAATTGATCGCACCTATATCAGCGGCATCACCAAGGACCGGTTGATTGTGCTCAACGGCACAAAAATCCTGACCGATAAACGTCTGGTTGTGAACGAAGAAACAAAGACCTGA
- a CDS encoding CheR family methyltransferase — translation MNTADQLTAPHTWLAPLSVFVRERLGLHFPEDHWNDLQRNFLKAVEAFGHTDPASCLHQLMHPELPARKLHKLAGFLTIGETYFFREKNSFEPMARHLFNEVIDRKRKHGRKQLKIWSAACSTGEEPYSIAMLLDAMLPDIDEWSIRILATDINPVFLDRARTAVYRPWSFRGTPDWVKQRYFQIDGEAHTVRPDIQNRVTFDFLNLADDIYPSLATQTQAMDVIFCRNVLIYFSKEQACKVISRMQESLTENGWLVLSPTETVYVTDPVLHRQHIHNSILYQKNTTRPPGRNRWESKPFLPPQSIRTNTFQTVEKRERLSISLPTFELKTPPRVPMASTGTPQPEQSREDPEQASVLQRAEKLYSEGRHVETIELITEHLKGQPAQGGEAFLLARAQANSGNLDDALPNALNAVETDKLNAKHHYLLAMIQLEQNALPEAQRSLQRVMYLDEMHIMAFFSSGHLAIQQDNISLAKKHFTQALHLLEELSSDDPVPEGEGMTAQHLKELIGCALEEPA, via the coding sequence GTGAACACAGCTGATCAATTGACTGCCCCCCATACATGGCTCGCTCCACTCAGCGTTTTTGTTCGAGAACGGCTCGGGCTGCACTTTCCCGAGGATCACTGGAATGATCTCCAACGCAACTTTCTGAAAGCGGTCGAAGCATTCGGGCATACCGACCCGGCCTCCTGTCTGCACCAGCTGATGCATCCGGAACTGCCGGCCAGAAAACTCCACAAACTGGCCGGTTTCCTGACCATCGGGGAAACCTATTTTTTCCGGGAAAAGAACTCTTTTGAGCCGATGGCCCGCCATCTGTTTAATGAGGTCATCGACCGAAAACGGAAACACGGCCGGAAGCAGCTTAAAATCTGGAGTGCGGCCTGCAGCACCGGCGAAGAGCCCTATTCGATTGCCATGCTTCTCGACGCAATGCTGCCGGATATTGATGAGTGGTCGATCCGCATTCTGGCAACAGATATCAACCCGGTCTTTCTGGATCGTGCCCGAACAGCGGTTTATCGCCCCTGGTCATTTCGCGGCACGCCGGACTGGGTGAAACAACGCTATTTTCAAATTGACGGCGAGGCCCATACGGTCCGACCGGATATTCAAAACCGGGTTACATTTGATTTTTTAAATCTGGCTGACGATATCTACCCTTCTCTTGCCACCCAAACCCAGGCAATGGATGTGATTTTCTGCCGAAATGTCCTGATTTATTTTTCGAAGGAACAGGCCTGCAAGGTGATCTCACGCATGCAGGAATCCCTGACTGAAAACGGCTGGCTGGTGCTCAGCCCGACCGAAACCGTTTATGTGACCGATCCGGTTCTGCACCGGCAGCATATTCACAACTCGATTCTGTATCAGAAAAACACGACTCGTCCGCCTGGCAGAAACAGATGGGAATCCAAACCGTTCCTGCCTCCCCAGTCAATCCGCACGAACACATTCCAGACCGTGGAAAAGAGGGAACGGCTGTCAATCTCGCTGCCCACCTTTGAGCTGAAAACACCGCCGCGTGTCCCCATGGCGTCCACCGGCACCCCTCAGCCAGAACAATCCCGGGAAGACCCGGAACAAGCCTCTGTTTTACAACGCGCGGAAAAGCTGTACTCCGAAGGACGGCACGTCGAAACAATCGAACTGATTACCGAGCATTTAAAGGGACAACCCGCGCAAGGGGGCGAGGCATTCCTGCTGGCCCGGGCTCAGGCGAACTCCGGAAATCTGGATGACGCCCTGCCAAATGCACTCAATGCCGTTGAAACGGATAAGCTGAATGCCAAACACCATTATCTTCTGGCAATGATTCAGCTGGAACAAAATGCCCTGCCCGAAGCGCAGCGCTCTCTGCAGCGAGTCATGTATCTCGACGAAATGCATATCATGGCGTTTTTTTCCTCCGGACACCTGGCCATTCAGCAGGACAATATATCCTTGGCAAAAAAACATTTCACCCAAGCCCTTCACCTGCTTGAAGAGCTGTCATCCGACGACCCGGTTCCGGAAGGAGAAGGCATGACAGCTCAACACCTGAAGGAACTGATTGGCTGCGCACTGGAGGAACCAGCATGA